The Rana temporaria chromosome 4, aRanTem1.1, whole genome shotgun sequence genome contains a region encoding:
- the C4H3orf80 gene encoding uncharacterized membrane protein C3orf80 homolog yields the protein MIQWSEPKVNGTRKPEFGFSAVAIHCRGLQLSSPHLPSPKTGEDVTVPERRVPAAGAGAVCLPLLRMVHCFSGGSLVIAALLLLPDSQAGWSCGDLLCGDKEGCCVFGNVSHTEIKCCKLPFHTFLDNVGWFVRKLSGLLILLVLFAIGYFLQRMICPSPRRYTRPQPRGQNGPGLLNETSSQDSLIDSVRHLSEHELRIISSPLFLQLPSYDEVKYLPTYEESMRPNQVILPVSQIPSQPGDSAAGHGTLPPYSH from the coding sequence ATGATCCAGTGGTCTGAGCCCAAGGTCAATGGGACAAGAAAGCCTGAGTTTGGGTTCTCAGCAGTAGCGATCCATTGCAGGGGGCTGCAGCTTTCCAGTCCTCATCTCCCCTCCCCAAAGACTGGTGAAGATGTGACAGTTCCAGAGAGGAGAGTgcctgctgctggtgctggtgcaGTGTGCCTGCCGCTGCTGAGGATGGTGCACTGCTTCTCCGGGGGCTCCCTGGTGATCGCAGCCCTGCTGCTGCTGCCTGACTCCCAGGCTGGCTGGAGCTGCGGAGATCTGCTGTGCGGAGACAAGGAGGGCTGCTGTGTGTTCGGGAACGTCAGCCATACAGAGATCAAATGCTGCAAGCTTCCCTTCCATACTTTCCTGGACAATGTCGGCTGGTTCGTCAGGAAGCTGTCCGGGCTGCTCATCCTCCTGGTGCTCTTTGCTATCGGTTACTTCTTACAACGGATGATTTGCCCCAGCCCCCGCCGGTATACCCGGCCCCAACCAAGGGGGCAGAACGGGCCAGGGCTCCTCAATGAGACAAGCTCACAGGACTCACTCATAGACAGTGTGAGGCACCTCTCCGAACATGAGCTCCGCATCATCTCCTCGCCGCTCTTCCTACAACTACCCAGCTATGACGAGGTCAAGTACTTACCCACCTACGAGGAGTCCATGAGACCAAACCAGGTCAT